A genome region from Akkermansiaceae bacterium includes the following:
- a CDS encoding fused MFS/spermidine synthase, producing MKGRSKYQLERERAEARKGLPLPTILAMMFASGFAGLVYQVLWMNQLGLLFGNTAHAASVTLAAFFAGLGAGSWWFGKRVGASGNPLRLYAWLEIGIGLGALTYFLVLAALRALYPLAYASLGGSGWMMALKFGLSLALIFPPAFFMGGTIPAIGQALIRERAAFGKTAALIYGTNTLGAALGVAGAAFILIPSFGFRITYALAVALSLGVALVSWRLSGASRSAEAPEAAAEAGGGKARATLRDCVLLGLCFFSGFAVLALEVIWTRIFAQVHENSVYSFAIILTVVIVCLAVGAWISSGIARLDRPPLQLAGAIMVGGGLLLVLTPTILMRVTGELQPVHAIEAWSLHIRRIYRMGFSGVGLAAVALGMLFPFLMKAAEKMRGAPGAVLGRMLAANTLGAISGALAGGFILLPAIGMWSSLRLIAACYLLAAMLLPLGWKRFGIACRACAVLGLAVLFTVLDPSGLPAQGESPQGGPATVVETWEGSDSTVSVMRKPNGHLSLKVNGAYALGSTQAYSEQADQLRIPLLIHPDVRSILNIGLGTGMSAGAALDPRFPKVAKIVSCELTPAVVEAARSHMPAEYTGGVFTDPRSTILIEDGRHHLMATRERYDMIHADLFLPYQRGAGSLYSLEHYRASAERLEEGGVFVQWLPMYQLTEYEFGVIARTMLEAFGQVTMWRNNFLPGNDKAALIGMRKPTPLPAPPEIPGARLRAELQGMGWENATPDRIKPSADRMLLFYCGNLSAARRLFEGYPVNTDDRPIIEYQTPRLFREIAAHDKVIWMLGPKFTDLVGRILRECPPSLDPALRSQPPESLGLVAAGQSFHRSMVLRMMGRIGESLEEWDAFAESAGMSVPSE from the coding sequence ATGAAAGGTCGCTCCAAATACCAGCTCGAGCGGGAACGCGCGGAAGCCAGGAAAGGCCTGCCGCTGCCCACCATCCTGGCGATGATGTTCGCCTCGGGCTTCGCGGGGCTGGTCTACCAGGTTCTGTGGATGAACCAGCTGGGCCTGCTTTTCGGGAACACCGCCCATGCGGCATCCGTGACCCTCGCAGCGTTCTTCGCGGGGCTGGGCGCGGGCAGCTGGTGGTTCGGGAAACGCGTCGGCGCGTCCGGCAACCCTCTGCGGCTGTATGCCTGGCTGGAGATCGGCATAGGTTTGGGTGCGCTCACCTATTTTCTGGTGCTCGCGGCCTTACGCGCGCTTTATCCGCTGGCCTACGCATCGCTGGGCGGCAGCGGCTGGATGATGGCGCTCAAGTTCGGCCTTTCCCTGGCTTTGATCTTCCCGCCGGCCTTCTTCATGGGCGGAACCATTCCCGCGATCGGCCAGGCATTGATCCGGGAGCGCGCGGCCTTCGGGAAAACGGCGGCCCTCATCTACGGCACCAACACCCTCGGCGCGGCGCTGGGTGTTGCCGGTGCGGCGTTCATCCTCATCCCTTCCTTCGGTTTCCGCATCACCTATGCGCTGGCTGTGGCGCTCTCGCTGGGCGTGGCGCTCGTTTCATGGAGGCTCTCGGGAGCAAGCCGGTCCGCAGAGGCACCGGAGGCTGCGGCGGAAGCGGGCGGCGGCAAAGCACGCGCCACGCTGCGGGACTGCGTGCTGCTGGGGCTGTGCTTTTTTTCCGGGTTCGCGGTGCTTGCGCTCGAAGTGATCTGGACGCGGATCTTCGCCCAGGTGCATGAGAACTCGGTCTATTCCTTCGCCATCATCCTGACGGTGGTCATCGTATGCCTGGCCGTCGGGGCATGGATCAGCTCCGGGATTGCAAGGCTGGACAGGCCGCCGCTGCAGCTGGCCGGTGCCATCATGGTGGGCGGCGGTCTGTTGCTCGTGCTCACCCCCACCATCCTGATGCGGGTCACCGGCGAGCTCCAGCCCGTCCATGCCATCGAGGCCTGGTCCCTGCATATCCGCCGCATCTACCGCATGGGCTTCTCCGGGGTGGGCCTGGCGGCGGTCGCGCTGGGCATGCTCTTCCCGTTTCTCATGAAGGCGGCGGAAAAAATGCGGGGTGCACCCGGTGCCGTCCTCGGGCGCATGCTTGCGGCCAACACCCTCGGCGCGATCTCCGGAGCGCTCGCAGGCGGCTTCATCCTGCTGCCCGCCATCGGCATGTGGAGCAGCCTGCGCCTCATCGCCGCCTGTTACCTGCTTGCCGCGATGCTCCTGCCCCTCGGATGGAAACGCTTCGGCATCGCCTGCCGGGCCTGCGCCGTGCTGGGCCTCGCCGTGCTCTTCACCGTGCTGGATCCCTCCGGCCTGCCCGCACAGGGAGAGAGCCCGCAGGGCGGCCCGGCCACGGTTGTGGAAACATGGGAGGGCAGCGACAGCACGGTCTCGGTGATGCGCAAGCCAAATGGCCACCTTTCTCTCAAGGTCAACGGCGCCTACGCGCTCGGATCCACCCAGGCGTATTCCGAGCAGGCCGACCAGCTGCGCATCCCCCTGCTCATCCACCCGGATGTCCGCTCCATCCTCAACATCGGGCTTGGCACCGGAATGTCGGCGGGGGCGGCGCTGGATCCGCGTTTTCCCAAGGTGGCGAAAATCGTCAGCTGCGAGCTGACCCCGGCCGTGGTCGAGGCGGCGCGCAGCCACATGCCTGCGGAGTACACCGGCGGGGTTTTCACCGATCCGCGTTCCACCATACTCATCGAGGACGGGCGCCATCACCTGATGGCCACCCGGGAGCGGTATGACATGATCCATGCCGACCTGTTCCTGCCCTACCAGCGCGGTGCGGGCAGCCTCTACAGCCTGGAGCACTACCGGGCATCCGCCGAGCGGCTTGAGGAGGGTGGGGTCTTCGTCCAGTGGCTGCCCATGTATCAGCTCACCGAATATGAGTTCGGGGTGATTGCACGCACGATGCTTGAAGCCTTTGGGCAGGTGACCATGTGGAGAAACAATTTCCTGCCGGGCAACGATAAGGCCGCCCTGATCGGCATGAGGAAGCCCACCCCGCTCCCCGCCCCGCCGGAAATACCCGGGGCACGCCTCCGGGCGGAGCTGCAAGGGATGGGCTGGGAGAATGCGACGCCGGACCGCATCAAGCCGTCCGCAGACCGCATGCTGCTTTTTTACTGCGGGAACCTGAGCGCCGCCCGCCGGCTCTTCGAGGGCTATCCGGTCAACACCGACGACAGACCCATCATCGAATACCAGACCCCGCGGCTTTTCCGTGAGATCGCCGCCCATGACAAGGTGATCTGGATGCTTGGGCCGAAGTTCACGGATCTCGTAGGCAGGATACTGAGGGAATGCCCGCCGTCCTTGGATCCGGCGCTCCGGTCCCAGCCGCCGGAAAGCCTCGGCCTTGTGGCTGCCGGCCAGTCCTTCCACCGGTCCATGGTGCTGCGCATGATGGGGCGCATCGGGGAATCCCTGGAAGAATGGGATGCGTTCGCCGAAAGCGCCGGGATGAGCGTTCCGTCGGAGTGA